CGCCGGTGCATCCTGCGCGCTACCTGACGCTATTCCTGGTCCTTCTGATCGGCGTATACCTGCTGGTGTTCCTCACCGGCGACAAGCAGGCCAAGCCCAAACTCGGCATTGACCTGCAGGGCGGTACCCGGGTGACGCTGACAGCGCGCACCCCGGACGGCTCGACGCCGACCAGAGAGGCGCTCAACCAGGCCCAGCAGATCATCAGTGCCCGCGTCGACGGTCTCGGCGTCTCCGGTTCGGAGGTCGTCATCGACGGCGACAACCTGGTGATCACCGTTCCCGGCAATGACGGCAGCGAGGCCCGCAACCTGGGCCAGACCGCCCGTCTGTACATCCGGCCGGTCGTGCACGCGATGCCAGCCAAGCCGCCGGCCCAGCAGGGCCAGCAGGCCCCCGGTGCTCCGGGTGCGCCGGCCGCTCCTGGAGCTCCGGCTCCGGGAACGCCCGGTGCGCCTGCTGCTCCCGGCGCCGTTCCTGGTCTTCCCGGTGCGATCCCGGGCTTGGCGCCGGTCGCCCCGGGCGTTCCTGGCGAGGCCCCGGCGGCACCGCCGGCCGGAGCGCCCGTGCCCGCGCCTCAGCCGCGGCCCTTCCCGTTGGACCCCGCGCCGACGCCGGGGGAGCCCACGCCCGCACCGGCCCCGGCTCCGGGTGAGCCCGCACCGGCACCCGGTCCGGCCCCCGCACCGGCGCCGGCCAAGCCCGGCGATGCCAAGGCAGCCCTGGCGCAACGCATTTCCGACGAGAAGGAACTGCGTCAGAGCACCAACCCTTCGATCCAGATCCTGGCGCTGCAGTACCAGGCCACCCGCTGCGGCGAGGACGACGTGCTCGCCGGCAACGACGACCCGAATCTGCCACTGATCACCTGCTCGCAGGACGGGCAGACGGTGTACCTGCTGAGCAAGTCGATCATGAGTGGTGAAGAGATCGAGAACGCCACCTCCGGCCTGAACCAGCAGCAGGGTCAGTACGTCGTCGATGTGACGTTCAAGAGCGGCGGAGCCAAGACCTGGGCCGACTTCACCGCGGCCAACGTGGGCACCCAGACCGCGTTCACCCTCGACTCGCAGGTGGTCAGCGCTCCCGAGATCCGGGAAGCGATCCCCGGTGGCAACACTCAGATCACCGGTCAGTTCAATGCCGACACGGCCAAGGAACTGGCCAACGTGCTCAAGTACGGGTCGCTGCCGTTGTCGTTCGAGTCGTCGGAAGCGGAGACCGTTTCGGCGACCCTGGGCTTGTCCTCGATGCGGGCCGGTCTGATCGCCGGCGCGGTCGGTCTGGTGGCGGTGCTGCTCTACTCGCTGCTGTATTACCGAGTGCTCGGCTTGTTGGTTGCCTTGTCGCTGGTCGCCGCGGGCGCAATGGTTTTCGCCATCCTCGTGTTGCTGGGCAGATACATCGGTTACACGCTCGACCTGGCCGGTATCGCCGGTCTGATCATCGGTATCGGCACCACCGCGGACTCCTTCGTGGTGTTCTTCGAACGAATAAAGGACGAGATCCGCGAGGGCCGGTCGTTCCGGTCGGCGGTGCCACGAGGCTGGGCGCGCGCCCGCAAGACGATCGTGTCCGGTAACGCCGTGACCTTCCTGGCCGCCGCGGTGCTGTACTTCCTGGCGATCGGTCAGGTCAAGGGCTTCGCGTTCACCTTGGGACTGACCACGATCCTGGACATCGTGGTGGTGTTCCTGGTGACCTGGCCGCTGGTGTACCTGGCGTCCAAGTCCCCGACGATGGCAAAACCTGCCCTCAACGGTCTCGGCGCGGTGCAGCAGATCGCGCGGGAACGCCGGGAGGCTTCGCATGCGACCGCGGGACGGGGATAGACACATGGCAGCGAAAAACGACACCACTGCTGAGGACGTGAAGGACACCTCGGTGGAGACGCCGAGTATCGAATCCACCTCCGCGGTACTGCCCAAGCACGGGTTCTTCGTCCGGCTCTACACCGGCACCGGCGCCTTCGAGGTGATCGGCCGCCGCAAGCTCTGGTACGCGGTCTCCGGCGTCATCGTCGCGATCTGCATCGCCAGCATGGTGCTGCGCGGGTTCACCTTCGGCATCGACTTCGAAGGCGGCACCAAGGTGTCGATGCCCTCGGCCGGTTCCGGGGGCACCGTGACGGTCCAGCAGGTCGAGGACGTCTACAGCAAGACCCTGAACCGGTCGCCGGAGTCGGTCGTGTTGGTCGGCAGCGGCGCGTCGGCCACTGTCCAGATCCGTTCGGAGACATTGTCCGAACCGGAGATCGAGCAGCTGCGGACCGCGCTTTTCGACGAGTTCCATCCGAAGGGCAGTGACGGCCAGCCCAGCAAACAGGCGATCAGCGACTCCAAGGTCTCGGAGACCTGGGGCGGCCAGATCACCCAGAAGGCCCTGATCGCGCTGGTGGTCTTCCTCGTGCTGGCGTCGATCTACATCGCGTGGCGCTATGAGCGGTACATGGCGATGGCCGCGATGGCCACCCTGGTCTTCGACCTGGTCGTGACCGCCGGTGTCTACTCACTCGTCGGATTCGAGGTCACCCCGGCGACCGTGATCGGCCTGCTCACGATTCTGGGCTTCTCGCTGTATGACACCGTGATCGTGTTCGACAAGGTGGAGGAGAACACCCACGGCTTCGAGCACACCACTCGCCGAACCTTCGCCGAGCAGGCCAACCTGGCCGTCAACCAGACGTTCATGCGTTCGATCAACACCAGCTTGATCTCGGTGTTGCCGATCGTGGCGCTGATGGTGGTGGCGGTCTGGTTGCTCGGAGTCGGGACCCTGATGGACCTGGCACTGGTCCAGCTGGTCGGTGTCATCGTCGGCACCTACTCGTCGATCTACTTCGCCACTCCGCTGCTCGTGTCGCTGCGTGAGCGCACCGAACTGGTGCAGAAGCACACCAAGCGGGTGCTGAACCGCCGCGAGAAGGGCGCCAAGTCGGCGACGGCCAAGGAAGCGGCGGAGACCACGGACACCGATGCCACCGACGCCCCGACGGTGTCGGTCTCAGCCGAGCCTGCACCGGCAAAGCCGGCACCGGGCGCTCGTCCGGGTCCGCGGACCGGACGTCCCTCGGGCAAGCGGAACACCCGGCGGTAAGCCGGATGGTTCAGTGGCGGGCCGTGGCCCGGGCACGGACGGCCGCGGCGGCCGCACTGTCAGTGGTCGCCGGAATGGGGCTGGCGGCGTGTTCGGGCAGCTCGGCCGACGAGATCGACTACGCCGTCGACGGAACACTGACCACGTACAACACCAACACGGTGGCCGGAGCTGCGTCCGCCGGACCGCAGGCGTTCGCCAGGGCATTGACCGGATTCGCCTATCACGGCCCCGAAGGTCAGGTCGTGGCCGACAACGACTTCGGTTCGGTTTCGGTGGTCGGTCGCGCGCCACTGGTGCTGGATTACGTGATCAGCGACAAGGCGGTCTATTCCGACGGCAAGCCGATCACCTGTGACGACCTGGTGTTGACCTGGGGTGCGCAGTCCGGCCGGTACCCGGTGTTCGACTCCGCCAGCCAGGCTGGTTACCGCGACATCGCGTCGGTGGACTGTGCGCCCGGTCAGAAGCGGGCTCGGGTGTCGTTCGCCCAGGACCGCGGATTCCTCGACTACGGCCATCTGTTCGCGGCCACGTCGCTGATGCCCGCGCATGTCATCGCCGACGATCTCGGGCTGGGCGACGGAGGAGTGGCCACCGCGCTTCAGAACGGCGACCAGCCGACCATCGACCGGATCGCCAAGGCATGGAACACCATGTGGGATCTCAAGCCCGACCTCGACCTGAAGAAGTTCCCCTCGTCGGGCCCCTACCGGATCGACTCGGTGTCCGAGGACGGCGTGGTGGTGCTGGTGGCCAACGACAAATGGTGGGGCACACCGCCGGTCACCAACCGGATCGCGGTGTGGCCGCGTGGTGCCGACATCCAGGAGCGGGTCAACCAGGGATCCTTCGACGTCGTCGACATCGAGTCGGGCTCCTCGGGCCTGCTCAATCTGCCCGACGACTACGTCAGCCTGGAAAGCCCGTCCGCCGGTATCGAGCAATTGATCTTCGCGCCGGGCGGTCCACTGGCCGCCCCGGCCGCCCGCCGGGCAGTTGCGCTGTGCACCCCACGTGACGTGATCGCCCGCAACGCCGGGACACCCATCGTCAACTCACGGCTCAGCCCGGTCAGCGACGACGCGTTCAGTGCGGCCGAAAATGTCGGCGAGTCAGCGCAATTCGCCGTGGCCAACCCCCAGGCGGCCCGCGCGGCCCTGAACAACAAGCCGTTGACCGTCCGCATCGGGTATCAGACACCCAACGCCAGGCTGGCCGCGACCGTCGGCGCGATCGCGAAATCGTGCGCCGCTGCGGGCATCACCGTCCAGGACGCCGGATCAGCGACGGCGGGGCCGGTGGCGTTGCGCAACAACGAGATCGACGGGTTGCTCGCCAGCACCGGCGGCGCCGCGGG
The window above is part of the Mycolicibacterium fortuitum subsp. fortuitum genome. Proteins encoded here:
- the secD gene encoding protein translocase subunit SecD, which produces MASSSAPVHPARYLTLFLVLLIGVYLLVFLTGDKQAKPKLGIDLQGGTRVTLTARTPDGSTPTREALNQAQQIISARVDGLGVSGSEVVIDGDNLVITVPGNDGSEARNLGQTARLYIRPVVHAMPAKPPAQQGQQAPGAPGAPAAPGAPAPGTPGAPAAPGAVPGLPGAIPGLAPVAPGVPGEAPAAPPAGAPVPAPQPRPFPLDPAPTPGEPTPAPAPAPGEPAPAPGPAPAPAPAKPGDAKAALAQRISDEKELRQSTNPSIQILALQYQATRCGEDDVLAGNDDPNLPLITCSQDGQTVYLLSKSIMSGEEIENATSGLNQQQGQYVVDVTFKSGGAKTWADFTAANVGTQTAFTLDSQVVSAPEIREAIPGGNTQITGQFNADTAKELANVLKYGSLPLSFESSEAETVSATLGLSSMRAGLIAGAVGLVAVLLYSLLYYRVLGLLVALSLVAAGAMVFAILVLLGRYIGYTLDLAGIAGLIIGIGTTADSFVVFFERIKDEIREGRSFRSAVPRGWARARKTIVSGNAVTFLAAAVLYFLAIGQVKGFAFTLGLTTILDIVVVFLVTWPLVYLASKSPTMAKPALNGLGAVQQIARERREASHATAGRG
- the secF gene encoding protein translocase subunit SecF, translated to MAAKNDTTAEDVKDTSVETPSIESTSAVLPKHGFFVRLYTGTGAFEVIGRRKLWYAVSGVIVAICIASMVLRGFTFGIDFEGGTKVSMPSAGSGGTVTVQQVEDVYSKTLNRSPESVVLVGSGASATVQIRSETLSEPEIEQLRTALFDEFHPKGSDGQPSKQAISDSKVSETWGGQITQKALIALVVFLVLASIYIAWRYERYMAMAAMATLVFDLVVTAGVYSLVGFEVTPATVIGLLTILGFSLYDTVIVFDKVEENTHGFEHTTRRTFAEQANLAVNQTFMRSINTSLISVLPIVALMVVAVWLLGVGTLMDLALVQLVGVIVGTYSSIYFATPLLVSLRERTELVQKHTKRVLNRREKGAKSATAKEAAETTDTDATDAPTVSVSAEPAPAKPAPGARPGPRTGRPSGKRNTRR
- a CDS encoding ABC transporter substrate-binding protein, which codes for MVQWRAVARARTAAAAALSVVAGMGLAACSGSSADEIDYAVDGTLTTYNTNTVAGAASAGPQAFARALTGFAYHGPEGQVVADNDFGSVSVVGRAPLVLDYVISDKAVYSDGKPITCDDLVLTWGAQSGRYPVFDSASQAGYRDIASVDCAPGQKRARVSFAQDRGFLDYGHLFAATSLMPAHVIADDLGLGDGGVATALQNGDQPTIDRIAKAWNTMWDLKPDLDLKKFPSSGPYRIDSVSEDGVVVLVANDKWWGTPPVTNRIAVWPRGADIQERVNQGSFDVVDIESGSSGLLNLPDDYVSLESPSAGIEQLIFAPGGPLAAPAARRAVALCTPRDVIARNAGTPIVNSRLSPVSDDAFSAAENVGESAQFAVANPQAARAALNNKPLTVRIGYQTPNARLAATVGAIAKSCAAAGITVQDAGSATAGPVALRNNEIDGLLASTGGAAGSGSSGSSAIDAYAFHSGNGNNLPAYFNERIDGIIDAQAVTSDPKELARLAGEGAPILWNDMPTLPLYRQQRTVLTSNKMYAVSSNPTRWGAGWNMDRWKLST